Proteins encoded by one window of Aphis gossypii isolate Hap1 chromosome X, ASM2018417v2, whole genome shotgun sequence:
- the LOC114130673 gene encoding arginyl-tRNA--protein transferase 1 isoform X3 encodes MQRNSAKSIIFYNGPTDKSSCGYCKKDKSSCSNGLWASSLTVEAYQDMIDRGWRRAGKYCYKSIMDKTCCPLYTIRCEALKFEMSKSQKKVIRRVTTFLKNGECEKNPVHTEQAEREPFMKCEVENIQNHDDKMKIMNTDYLLNEEQSTSDIGSSNDTLEIINEEVSKMDVPLNLNCNSEAQKVPKKVKPGKGADPNLPSSKKKKFLRIQKKLAKDPNFVYTISPPEIKLLEEYIAENDSVCTGEDKKLRVTLVKTGTEAFSQTFIAGATLFAKYQITVHNDTPDDCNTEQYLSFLVDSPLKEEKSNHPHHPGYGSFHQQYWLGDKLIAVGVIDILPKCVSSVYLFYDPDYHHMVLGTYSSLREIHLVRELHKMSPNLKYYYMGFYIHSCPKMRYKAKIRPSYLLCPQKYTWHAIEKCIPKLDNKSYSIFDESDDTEDNDNFTIDHILVLYRGALMPYSTYKIIGHNQDEQIKEYKILIGPKLVRKLIYCIMD; translated from the exons ATGCAGCGTAATAGTGcaaaaagcataatattttataatgggcCAACTGATAAATCCTCTTGTGGTTATTGTAAGAAAGACAAATCTAGCTGTAGCAATg GATTGTGGGCTTCTAGTCTTACAGTAGAAGCATACCAAGATATGATTGATCGTGGGTGGCGACGTGCTGGCAAGTATTGTTACAAATCAATCATGGATAAAACGTGTTGTCCACTTTACACTATCAG atGTGAAGCTTTGAAGTTTGAGATGTCAAAGTCACAGAAAAAAGTTATAAGAAGAgtaactacatttttaaaaaatggagaatgtgaaaaaaatccaGTTCATACTGAACAAGCTGAAAGAGAACCCTTTATGAAATGTGAAGTAGAaa ATATACAAAATCATgatgataaaatgaaaattatgaatacagattatttacttaatgaaGAACAAAGTACTTCTGATATTGGTTCAAGTAACGATACTttggaaattataaatgaag aagTTAGCAAAATGGATGTAcctcttaatttaaattgtaactcTGAAGCTCAGAAAGTACCTAAAAAAGTTAAACCtg gtaaaggAGCTGATCCAAATTTGccaagttcaaaaaaaaaaaagtttttacgcattcaaaaaaaattagctaAAGATCcaaattttgtatatacaaTTTCACCCCctgaaataaaacttttagaaGAGTATATTGCTGAGAATGATTCAGTATGTACTGgtgaagataaaaaattaaga GTGACCTTGGTCAAGACCGGCACAGAAGCATTTTCCCAAACTTTCATTGCTGGAGCTACTTTATTTGCCAAGTATCAAATAACTGTGCACAATGACACACCAGATGACTGTAATACGGAGCAATACTTATCATTTCTTGTTGATTCACCTTTGAAG gaagaaaaatcaaatcatcCTCATCATCCTGGATATGGCTCATTTCATCAACAATACTGGCTTGGTGATAAATTAATAGCTGTAGgagtaatagatattttaccaAAGTGTGTATCatctgtatatttattttatgacccAGATTATCATCACATGGTGTTAGGAACTTATAGTTCCTTAag gGAAATACATTTAGTGAGAGAATTGCACAAAATGTCACCCAATTTGAAGTACTATTACATGGGCTTTTATATACATTCTTGCCCAAAAATGCGCTACAAGGCAAAAATTCGCCCATCTTATCTATTATGCCCACAAAAATACACATGGCATGCAATTGAAAAATGCATTCCGAAACTcgataataaaagttattcaatatttgatgAGTCTGATGACACTGAagataatgataatttcaCAATAGAtcac atTCTAGTACTATATCGTGGTGCATTGATGCCTTATtcaacatacaaaataattggcCATAATCAAGATGAACagattaaagaatataaaatattaattggacCTAAACTGGTACGGAAATTAATTTACTGCATTAtggattaa
- the LOC114130673 gene encoding arginyl-tRNA--protein transferase 1 isoform X1, protein MLFSSRLSTMQRNSAKSIIFYNGPTDKSSCGYCKKDKSSCSNGLWASSLTVEAYQDMIDRGWRRAGKYCYKSIMDKTCCPLYTIRCEALKFEMSKSQKKVIRRVTTFLKNGECEKNPVHTEQAEREPFMKCEVENIQNHDDKMKIMNTDYLLNEEQSTSDIGSSNDTLEIINEEVSKMDVPLNLNCNSEAQKVPKKVKPGKGADPNLPSSKKKKFLRIQKKLAKDPNFVYTISPPEIKLLEEYIAENDSVCTGEDKKLRVTLVKTGTEAFSQTFIAGATLFAKYQITVHNDTPDDCNTEQYLSFLVDSPLKEEKSNHPHHPGYGSFHQQYWLGDKLIAVGVIDILPKCVSSVYLFYDPDYHHMVLGTYSSLREIHLVRELHKMSPNLKYYYMGFYIHSCPKMRYKAKIRPSYLLCPQKYTWHAIEKCIPKLDNKSYSIFDESDDTEDNDNFTIDHILVLYRGALMPYSTYKIIGHNQDEQIKEYKILIGPKLVRKLIYCIMD, encoded by the exons ATGTTA ttttcaagTCGATTGTCAACCATGCAGCGTAATAGTGcaaaaagcataatattttataatgggcCAACTGATAAATCCTCTTGTGGTTATTGTAAGAAAGACAAATCTAGCTGTAGCAATg GATTGTGGGCTTCTAGTCTTACAGTAGAAGCATACCAAGATATGATTGATCGTGGGTGGCGACGTGCTGGCAAGTATTGTTACAAATCAATCATGGATAAAACGTGTTGTCCACTTTACACTATCAG atGTGAAGCTTTGAAGTTTGAGATGTCAAAGTCACAGAAAAAAGTTATAAGAAGAgtaactacatttttaaaaaatggagaatgtgaaaaaaatccaGTTCATACTGAACAAGCTGAAAGAGAACCCTTTATGAAATGTGAAGTAGAaa ATATACAAAATCATgatgataaaatgaaaattatgaatacagattatttacttaatgaaGAACAAAGTACTTCTGATATTGGTTCAAGTAACGATACTttggaaattataaatgaag aagTTAGCAAAATGGATGTAcctcttaatttaaattgtaactcTGAAGCTCAGAAAGTACCTAAAAAAGTTAAACCtg gtaaaggAGCTGATCCAAATTTGccaagttcaaaaaaaaaaaagtttttacgcattcaaaaaaaattagctaAAGATCcaaattttgtatatacaaTTTCACCCCctgaaataaaacttttagaaGAGTATATTGCTGAGAATGATTCAGTATGTACTGgtgaagataaaaaattaaga GTGACCTTGGTCAAGACCGGCACAGAAGCATTTTCCCAAACTTTCATTGCTGGAGCTACTTTATTTGCCAAGTATCAAATAACTGTGCACAATGACACACCAGATGACTGTAATACGGAGCAATACTTATCATTTCTTGTTGATTCACCTTTGAAG gaagaaaaatcaaatcatcCTCATCATCCTGGATATGGCTCATTTCATCAACAATACTGGCTTGGTGATAAATTAATAGCTGTAGgagtaatagatattttaccaAAGTGTGTATCatctgtatatttattttatgacccAGATTATCATCACATGGTGTTAGGAACTTATAGTTCCTTAag gGAAATACATTTAGTGAGAGAATTGCACAAAATGTCACCCAATTTGAAGTACTATTACATGGGCTTTTATATACATTCTTGCCCAAAAATGCGCTACAAGGCAAAAATTCGCCCATCTTATCTATTATGCCCACAAAAATACACATGGCATGCAATTGAAAAATGCATTCCGAAACTcgataataaaagttattcaatatttgatgAGTCTGATGACACTGAagataatgataatttcaCAATAGAtcac atTCTAGTACTATATCGTGGTGCATTGATGCCTTATtcaacatacaaaataattggcCATAATCAAGATGAACagattaaagaatataaaatattaattggacCTAAACTGGTACGGAAATTAATTTACTGCATTAtggattaa
- the LOC114130673 gene encoding arginyl-tRNA--protein transferase 1 isoform X2, whose protein sequence is MLFSSRLSTMQRNSAKSIIFYNGPTDKSSCGYCKKDKSSCSNGLWASSLTVEAYQDMIDRGWRRAGKYCYKSIMDKTCCPLYTIRCEALKFEMSKSQKKVIRRVTTFLKNGECEKNPVHTEQAEREPFMKCEVENIQNHDDKMKIMNTDYLLNEEQSTSDIGSSNDTLEIINEEVSKMDVPLNLNCNSEAQKVPKKVKPGKGADPNLPSSKKKKFLRIQKKLAKDPNFVYTISPPEIKLLEEYIAENDSVCTGEDKKLRIKLVKMRSSSNSFEDEYAVYQSYQTVIHGDKIERCSREQFIHFLVDSPLQEEKSNHPHHPGYGSFHQQYWLGDKLIAVGVIDILPKCVSSVYLFYDPDYHHMVLGTYSSLREIHLVRELHKMSPNLKYYYMGFYIHSCPKMRYKAKIRPSYLLCPQKYTWHAIEKCIPKLDNKSYSIFDESDDTEDNDNFTIDHILVLYRGALMPYSTYKIIGHNQDEQIKEYKILIGPKLVRKLIYCIMD, encoded by the exons ATGTTA ttttcaagTCGATTGTCAACCATGCAGCGTAATAGTGcaaaaagcataatattttataatgggcCAACTGATAAATCCTCTTGTGGTTATTGTAAGAAAGACAAATCTAGCTGTAGCAATg GATTGTGGGCTTCTAGTCTTACAGTAGAAGCATACCAAGATATGATTGATCGTGGGTGGCGACGTGCTGGCAAGTATTGTTACAAATCAATCATGGATAAAACGTGTTGTCCACTTTACACTATCAG atGTGAAGCTTTGAAGTTTGAGATGTCAAAGTCACAGAAAAAAGTTATAAGAAGAgtaactacatttttaaaaaatggagaatgtgaaaaaaatccaGTTCATACTGAACAAGCTGAAAGAGAACCCTTTATGAAATGTGAAGTAGAaa ATATACAAAATCATgatgataaaatgaaaattatgaatacagattatttacttaatgaaGAACAAAGTACTTCTGATATTGGTTCAAGTAACGATACTttggaaattataaatgaag aagTTAGCAAAATGGATGTAcctcttaatttaaattgtaactcTGAAGCTCAGAAAGTACCTAAAAAAGTTAAACCtg gtaaaggAGCTGATCCAAATTTGccaagttcaaaaaaaaaaaagtttttacgcattcaaaaaaaattagctaAAGATCcaaattttgtatatacaaTTTCACCCCctgaaataaaacttttagaaGAGTATATTGCTGAGAATGATTCAGTATGTACTGgtgaagataaaaaattaaga ataaaattagtaaagATGAGATCTTCAAGCAATTCTTTTGAAGACGAGTATGCTGTATACCAATCATATCAAACTGTTATACACGGTGATAAAATTGAACGCTGTTCAAGAGaacaatttattcattttcttGTTGATTCACCCCTTCAA gaagaaaaatcaaatcatcCTCATCATCCTGGATATGGCTCATTTCATCAACAATACTGGCTTGGTGATAAATTAATAGCTGTAGgagtaatagatattttaccaAAGTGTGTATCatctgtatatttattttatgacccAGATTATCATCACATGGTGTTAGGAACTTATAGTTCCTTAag gGAAATACATTTAGTGAGAGAATTGCACAAAATGTCACCCAATTTGAAGTACTATTACATGGGCTTTTATATACATTCTTGCCCAAAAATGCGCTACAAGGCAAAAATTCGCCCATCTTATCTATTATGCCCACAAAAATACACATGGCATGCAATTGAAAAATGCATTCCGAAACTcgataataaaagttattcaatatttgatgAGTCTGATGACACTGAagataatgataatttcaCAATAGAtcac atTCTAGTACTATATCGTGGTGCATTGATGCCTTATtcaacatacaaaataattggcCATAATCAAGATGAACagattaaagaatataaaatattaattggacCTAAACTGGTACGGAAATTAATTTACTGCATTAtggattaa